CCTCACCGGCAGTTCTCAAAGATAGAATTTATATTGCTGCCGGTTCTGGACATATTTATGGAATTAGTATTAAAGAACGTAAAATAGTTTGGGATTTTTATACAGGTTCTGATATGGATGGAACCGTCGCCATCTCCAAAGATGAAAAACTTTTTTGCGCCATAGAAAAACAATACATTCCCGGTAACGGCGGCGTTTTAAAACTTAATCCAGCTAAGAAAGAAAGTGAATCTGTGGAATGGTTCTTTCCCACCAATAACGCTCGATTAGACGATTGGCAAGGTGGAATTATTGGTTCAGTTGCCTTAAATGATGAATACCGCACAGAAGAAATGCCGGCACTGTTTGCCACCTGCGCCATTGATGGAAACGTCTATATTGGTTCTCAAAACGTAATCACCGGCCAAAAAGTTAGAGGGCCATTACTAGATAGGGAATATAATACGCCATTAATCGTATTTAAACAGAGAATTGGCGGCTCAATTTCAACTCCAATCTTTACCGATGGCAATAAACTGATTGCCGCCTGTTACAGTGGCGTGTATTTATTTAATCTTTATTTTGAGCCGGCAAACCCAGATGATAAAAATGCCCTCAAAAATTCCAAAGGAGAATTTTACCGCGTCATTGTCGAAGAAGCCGCCCGATTTAAACCAGAAGTTTCCTTTGAATCGACCCCCATTGTCTGGGATGGACTGGTCAGAATTTGCGCCAGAGATGGTTGGATGTATACATTAGGATAAAAAAATAAATCATATTAGCTTATTAACAGAAATAAAAAGCTACTAGAGAAAAAAGTGTGGCAAAAAAACTAGATCAAATTATTGTAATAGATGTGGAAGCCACTTGCTGGGAAGGAACAGCACCGCCAGGAGAAGAAAACGAAATTATTGAAATAGGAATTTGCCCCGTTGATATCGCTTCGGGATGCCGGCTAGAAAAAGAAAGTATTTTAGTGAAGCCGGCACGTTCCCGTGTTAGTGAATTCTGCACGCAACTGACAACTTTAACCCAGGCACAAGTTGATCAAGGAGTTCCCTTTGCCGAAGCTTGTTTAATTGTTAAAAAGAAATATCTCTCTCAGCAGCGGGTTTGGGCAAGTTATGGGGACTATGACAGAAATCAATTTGAAAGACAATGCCGGTCTTATCAAATTAAATATCCTTTTGGCCCCCGGCATATTAATGTAAAGACATTGTTTGCGATTATTCATGCCTTGCCACAGGAAATTGGTATGGCGGAAGCCTTAGAATACCTGAATCTTCCCCTTGAAGGCACTCACCACCGAGGAGGAGATGATGCTTGGAATATTGCCGGCATTTTATCTAAATTACTCTTGCAAGCGAGAGGTGAAAGATAGCGCTGTTATCAATATTAGGGAGGATTGATAGAGCTTTAAAGATCGCTTAAACTGGTGCCGGTGAGGGTGGTGTTGCTTAAATTTGCTTGATTTAAATTTGTATCTTTTAAGTTAGCGCTGGTTAAGTTGGCGCGTTCTAAATTTGCACTCGTGAGGTTGGCACGTTCTAAGTTGGCTTGATATAAATAGGTATTGCTGAGGTTAGCACCTGTGAGATCGGCACCCGTTAGGTTGGCTTTACTAAGCACTGCTTTGGTTAAGTTTGCATTGATTAATTTGGCACCGCTTAAGTCGGTATAACTTAAGTTAGCGCGGGTTAAATTGGTTAAACTGAAGTCAGCATTATTGAGTTTTGCTCTAACTAAGCCGGCAGACATTAATTTAGCGCCGGCTAGATTTGCATTGCTGAGGTTAGCACCCCTGAGATCGGCATCAGGAAGGTAGGCTGCGCTTAAATCAGCGTTCGTTAAATTAGCACTATCTAAATTCGCAGTATCTAAGTCTGCCTGATTAAGTTTAGCACCCGTTAAGTCGGCACCTTCTAACTTAGCTAACTTTAGTTTCGCATCGATTAAAATAGCATTTGTTAAAAAAGTCGCGAACAATTTAGCTTCTGTGAGATCAGCACCTCGAAGTCTGGCATCTCGTAGTCTAGCGTAACTCAGGTTAGCACCTCTGAGCTTGGCATCCCTCATTTTGGCATCCCTCATCTTGGCATTTTCCAGATTTGCTTCTTCCAAAATGGCACCCCGCAGTACAGCAGACTGAAGTTGAGCACCCCGCAAATTTGCACCCTTTAAGTTAGCTGCATCCAAGTTACTCTCACTTAAGATAGCTTCGCTTAAATTCGCGCCGGCTAATTGAGCACCTTGAAGATTCGCACCCTTTAAGTCACATTTAGTACACTGATTGGTTTTAAGTAACTGTTCAACGTGTTTAGGATTTGCTGCTTGCGCCGGCATCCCTAACCAAAAAGCAGCCAGCAGAAGTAAACTTGCAAAGATTCTCAGTTGCATAATTTTTTGTTTATTCTCTCCTTATCTCTTATAGCATTTTGCATTTTGAATTAAAAAATAGGAAGGCAAGTATTTGACAAATTGGTATAATTTTAGCGAGTCAAGATGAAATCTCTACCCAGCGCCTTGCTTTAGGAAACATCTGATGCAAATTATCGATCTGTCTCCTGATGACGAGAACATCGTTCGGCAGCTAGCCGGCTGGCTGGTGGAGCAGTGGCCCAATAGTTGGCCAGATATAAAAAGCGGTCTGCAAGAGGTGCGTGAATCTTTGGAAGAGGACAGAATTAGCCGCGTCGCTGTTGACGAAACCGGCAGCGTTTTGGGATGGATTGGGGGAATTCGGCAATACAACGGTAATGTATGGGAATTACACCCTTTGATCGTCAACAAAACTTGTCGAGGTCGCGGAATTGGCAGCGCGTTGGTTGCTGATTTAGAAGCGCGGGTGAGAGAACGTGCCGGCTTGACAATTTGGGTTGGTACTGATGATGAGGAGAATCAAACGACGCTTTCAGGTGTTAATTTATACCCCAATCTTTGGGAAAATATTACTGAAATTAAAAACTTAGCCGCTCATCCTTATGAATTTTATCAAAAGTGCGGATTTACGATTGTGGGAGTGATGCCAGATGCAAACGGATTGGGAAAACCAGATATTTATATGGCAAAGCCGGTAGGAAAAAAGTAAATGATAACAATTCGATCTGAAAAATTTGAAGACTTTGCTGCTATTTACGAAGTCAATAAGCTGGCATTCGGACAAGAAGGCGAAGCTAGACTCGTTGATACAATTCGACAGTCAGATAACTTTAATTCCGAGTTATCGCTTGTTGCCATAAAAGCTGAAAAAATTGTTGGTTACTTACTATTTAGTGATATAATTATCCAAGCAGAAAACAAGGATATGCCGGCATTAGCGTTAGCGCCTATAGCCGTTCATCCAGAATTTCAAAATCAAGGAATTGGCTCTCAACTAATTCAGCAGGGATTAAAAGATTGCCAGCGTTTGGGACATAAAATTGTTGTGGTTGTTGGTCATCCCCATTACTACACTCGCTTTGGGTTTTCTCCGGCTAGAGCGCAAGGATTAGAAGCACCCTTTCCAGTTCCCGATGAGGCATTTATGGTGCTGGAACTCGCACCGGCAGCCTTGGAAGGAATTACGGGAATGGTTAAATATCCACCGGCATTTGACGACGTTTAGAAAACAAGCCTTAAATTCCGTGACTTTTGCCAATCACCCAATGCCGGCGGAAGAAACGGGCGAGATCTGTCTCTTCTAAAGATAAATAAATCGGTCGTCCGTGGGGACAGGTGCGGGGATGGCGAGTGCTTTGCCAGCGATCTAAAAGCGTTTGCATTTCAGGCAAACTCAGAGGCGTGCCATTACGAATCGCACTGCGGCAGGCAGTGGCAACTTGAGCGGCTTGTAAATCACCACAGCTCAGTTCCAGCAACGCTTCTGTACAATCTTCTCGTTCAGCTAAGAGTGCCGGCGCGGTGCGAACTGCCCAAACTTGTTCGCCAAATGGATCGATTTCTATGCCAATGCGTTGCAATTGTTCGATTTGTTTAGGCGTCAGTTGACTAAGAATTGCCGGCGCTTCTAAGGGAACAAGGTGCCAACGATCAGACAACTGTTCATACAAAACCCGCTCGTGTGCAATGTGTTGCTCAACTAACCACAAACCGCCTGGATGTTCCGCCAAAATATAGGTGTTGTGAACTTGGGCGATCGCACGCAGATAGAGACGTGTTGGCAACATCTCTTGACTTTGTGCCGGCTCAATCGAACGACCGGCATTATAAATCCCTTTCTCTTCCGATGCCTTCAGCAATTTGCTCACCCGTTCTTGACCGGCTGCCGGCAAATTGGCCCGACTTATTTGTAGCGCCGTCAGAGTGGCACCGGCAATCTGTTCTTGCCAATAGCTCAAATGCTGCAAATAAATTTCCGCCTTCGCGGGGTGCCGGTTCCAGTCAATTCCCTCCGGGGAAATCCGCAAATGCAGGAAACAGACGGGATAGCGATCGCGCGGCAGTGTTCGTGCAAAGGCAGTAAGCAGGGTTTGCTCAAGTTCCGGTGTTCGCACCATGCGTCCGTTTATTGCAACTTTCACCCAGTCTGGACGCCGGCGGTGGCAGCGATCAGGTAAACCGAGGACTAATTCTAAAGATTGAGAGGGTGAGGGGGGGAAAGTTTCTGCTTCGGTTTCTGTAGGTGCCGGCACTTCAACTTTCAACTGGTGCAAATCATCCCAGCGCACATCCCGTAACAACTGCGGCAGGATGTATTGTGGGGTTTGACCGGGAGTTAAACTAAACCACCGGCGATTGTTTTGCTCGACTTGCCAGGTGACATGAGGGTGGCACAGTGCCAGTTGGTGAATCGTGAGTTGCACCAATCGCAACTGTTGTGCCGGCGAGGGTAAACCCTGTCGTCGCGCTTGCCAAGTTCCAAAAAGATTGCAGACATCGACCACAGTCCCGCAAGCGATCGCTGCCGGCTCGATTTGAATCGGTTCGCCTTGGGAGTTATAGACAACGCGCCAACTGCCTTGCTCTTTCGCCGGATTTGTGGGCCGGCTTAAAATCTCCAAATCGGCCAACTGGGCCAAACTGTGCAACGCTTCTCCGCGAAACCCCAAACTCGTAATTTTCCAGAGGTCTTCGCTGCTATGGATTTTACTGGTACTGTGGGCAGTGGCGCAGCATTGCAAGTTCGCCAAATCCATGCCGGTGCCATTGTCTGCCACTCGCACACGCCACTGTTCCGGCCAAACTGAAACCGCAATGCGTGTCGCGCCGGCATCTAGGGCATTTTCCACTAATTCCCGCACAACAGCCGCCAGGGAGTCAATGACTTCACCGGCGGCGATAAGATGAACAACTTCTGCTGGTAGAGGTTGGATACGCTGAGCCATACAATCAAGTGTAGGTCAGAGTTCCACTCGAATGTCATGCCGCGAGTTGATGATTTGGAGTGGCCACCTTGTGCATCCAGCAAATCCCTTTCATCTAAACCTGTGGGGAATTATAAATGGCCCAATTTTGAATTCCACCATTACTAAAAACGGCTTCCGCACGACCGATCTCTTCTTGTGTGCCATCAACGATGACCAAGTAATCACCTTGTTCCAGGCTATCTGCATAAGCGCTCGCTGATTCTTGGGAAATGCCTAAATCAGTTAGTGCTTTAACTAAATTACCTGTTGCCAGGGTTCCCAAACCAATGCCGGCTAAGGTTGTTACGAGTGCAACCCCAACGGAACCGGCTGCGATCAAAGGGCCGAGTCCGGGAATTGCCAAACTTCCCAAGCCAACGAGTACACTACCCCAAGCACTGCTTGTTGCCGCATCAGCGACCACTGCTGTTCCACTTTCGACATTTTGATTGCCAATGCGTTCGCTGACTTGAGTACCGCCTAGCTGATCGCCTTCCTCTGTCTCCTTGGCAATCAAGGAAACTTTGTCCATCGAAAAGTTTGAAGCTTTCAATTCATTGAGTGCTTGCTCTGCCTGTTGCCGGTCAGAAAAGACTCCAACTGCACGCCTTTGCTCGCTTACTACCATATTTTCCTCCTTCTGCCCTCTCAGACGAACTCATAGAGAGGCAAAATTATTCTGTTATTTACATTCTTATTTTTGTAGGTTTCGTGAAGATATTCATCGCTCTACAGATGTAGCCTAGACACCACATCTCACCTTTCCTTAAGGAATAAATTTGTATTAATTAACTGAGTGAGTATCAATACACAAACTTACTTAGCTGATGTGGCTGCTAAGCCGGCTTCTACACCGAACTCAGCGATCCCCTGCGGTTGAAAGCTCGAAATAGTCACGTAACGGTTCTTTCAACTGCTACCGCGATAGCCACTCATCAAGAGAAATAATAGAGTTTCACGGCGGACAGAAAGCTCGTCTCTCAGTTAAATAACCATTCTGGATTGATAAGTTTGCAGGGCTGCCGGCCACAGGAGTAATTCTACTTCTCATCCCTCAGATATATAGAGCGGAAGTGATGACCATCTTTGAGAAATAGGAACTGCTATTTTCAGCTCTTTTAAACTACATCTTGTGAGCTAAGACACCCATCTCGCGATAGAGGTCGGAAAGAATTTTGAGTTTTATCTTTTTAAGTAGGAGAGCAAATAAAAAGCCAAATGTCAAGTAATTTCTTTTACAGATTTATACTTCATAGCTCATTTTGAGCGCTTTTACTTAAAGTTTCTTTGTTAGATACACTTCGCCTCGGCAGAAAAATCCAAAAAATCCTTAAGGTTGTAAATCTCTAAATTAATAAATCTTTTTAAATCCATGAATAACGATACATCAGCAAAAATTTCTCTTTTCATCGCCCATATCAGAAATAGTATTTGGATTTTAGGAATTCCCTCTTGTTTATTTGGAATTACCGATAGAAGTCTGGCTTCTCTAGCTGATGGGTATTTATCTGCGATTGACTTAACGCAGTTATTTACAGCCTCTTTCTTGCTTTTAGCTTGGCTATCTTTGAAGCCCGAAGAAAGCCTAAACACAGGAGAGCTTAGCAGATGCCGGTTTAATGCCCAACCCAACCAGCCAGAATTCGCTTTACGGGAAGCTCAAGCCAGAATGTTTCAGTTGCGAGCTTATCACGCAATCAGTCAAGAATATATTTTACCCTTTTCCTATGTTTGCCAAATTTATCATCTATTAAACTTAAAACATCTGGAATCCATTCATGCTTTCAGTCTCAATAACTTAAAAATTCTGAAAGTCACCCATTTCCAGCCGACAGCAACCGGCGGGATTATCAAATTTCAAACAATTCTAGATTCTCCTTTCAATATTTTGAGAATTTGGAGGCTACCAGTTGTTGAAGTTATTTTAATCTTGTACGCGCCTTATACCGTTGAACTCTGCATCCCTGTTTACAACGGTAAAAAGATAGTTGTCATGTTTAACGTGCAGCCTATCAGCGAGACTGAACACAAGTTATTGATCGACATTTACAGCAACCTGGAATGGCCCAAACCGATATTGCAAATGCTTTTGCATTTTGCCTCTTGTTTAACGCTGTTTGAGGATTTACCTTATTTACACAAAATCTCTCAAAAAAATCTAGCCGGCTTGGTTAACTTAAATCGAGTTTCAAATCACGAAACGATGCGGCTTTTTAGAAGATTTGTTGAGCTATACGGTTCTGCCGGCGAATCTTCTCAACCGGCAGCGTTGTTAGAATCAACAGAACTGCCGGCTTTGAAACCTTGTGAAACGGAATAACACTGTTTCTTGTGGATGATTCCTTCTGAGCATTGAGGGGATAGATTCGGCTAAGTTCATGCTTAGCCAATCTGCACTTAAATTGCAAAAAATTGGCATAAAATTAAACAATTTATATGTCCAGATGAAAAGCAAAACTAAATTTCATGTTTTATTTTAAATATAAATTAAGTGTATTAGCTATGAGCATCCCCATAGCCACAACGCTTATAGAAACAGAGTGAAAGTTGAGGCTAAATGCGAGCATCTATATCGGCCACCTGTGAAAGGACAGGCCAGAAAGAACTGATAACTTTAGCTTATCGGCACTTGGCCTGACAACTTGCTGCTGAAGTCCTAACAGTATGAATACTTAATTCTGCCCGAAGATAAGCGAACGCTCTCTCCCTAGAAGGATTCGGTGAACCAAACGACCTTGTTATATTCCAAATTGAAGTAATTGGTTAAAGTTCATCATGAAAAATATTCCCGATCAAATTCAAGATGCCAAAGAAAAAATGCCCAATCTGACCCCAACCCCCCCAGGATTGAAAGCTCAGTCCTCTGCACACGATCTCAAAGCTCGTTTGGAGTGGGGCGAGCCGGCTTTGACAATTCTGGATGTCCGTGAGCGCACTGCTTACAATAAGGGGCACATCATGGGAGCAATGCCGTTTTCAAAGGAGGACTTGGTAGAGCGGGCTAAATCTAGCCTAGAACCCAGCCGCGACATTTATGTTTATGGCGGCTCCGACGCAGAAACCGCCGAAGCTGCAAATATGCTTCGTGAAGCTGGGTTTACCAACGTGGCAGAGATAACAGGTGGTTTGGAAGCATGGAGAGCGATTGCCGGCTCCACAGAAGGCATTGAAGACGCGAAAGATCCGGCTCCCGATGAAGCCTACAATGTCGTATCCAACCTCAAGCAT
Above is a genomic segment from Microcoleus sp. FACHB-68 containing:
- a CDS encoding exonuclease domain-containing protein; the encoded protein is MAKKLDQIIVIDVEATCWEGTAPPGEENEIIEIGICPVDIASGCRLEKESILVKPARSRVSEFCTQLTTLTQAQVDQGVPFAEACLIVKKKYLSQQRVWASYGDYDRNQFERQCRSYQIKYPFGPRHINVKTLFAIIHALPQEIGMAEALEYLNLPLEGTHHRGGDDAWNIAGILSKLLLQARGER
- a CDS encoding pentapeptide repeat-containing protein, which encodes MQLRIFASLLLLAAFWLGMPAQAANPKHVEQLLKTNQCTKCDLKGANLQGAQLAGANLSEAILSESNLDAANLKGANLRGAQLQSAVLRGAILEEANLENAKMRDAKMRDAKLRGANLSYARLRDARLRGADLTEAKLFATFLTNAILIDAKLKLAKLEGADLTGAKLNQADLDTANLDSANLTNADLSAAYLPDADLRGANLSNANLAGAKLMSAGLVRAKLNNADFSLTNLTRANLSYTDLSGAKLINANLTKAVLSKANLTGADLTGANLSNTYLYQANLERANLTSANLERANLTSANLKDTNLNQANLSNTTLTGTSLSDL
- a CDS encoding GNAT family N-acetyltransferase; this encodes MQIIDLSPDDENIVRQLAGWLVEQWPNSWPDIKSGLQEVRESLEEDRISRVAVDETGSVLGWIGGIRQYNGNVWELHPLIVNKTCRGRGIGSALVADLEARVRERAGLTIWVGTDDEENQTTLSGVNLYPNLWENITEIKNLAAHPYEFYQKCGFTIVGVMPDANGLGKPDIYMAKPVGKK
- a CDS encoding N-acetyltransferase, with product MITIRSEKFEDFAAIYEVNKLAFGQEGEARLVDTIRQSDNFNSELSLVAIKAEKIVGYLLFSDIIIQAENKDMPALALAPIAVHPEFQNQGIGSQLIQQGLKDCQRLGHKIVVVVGHPHYYTRFGFSPARAQGLEAPFPVPDEAFMVLELAPAALEGITGMVKYPPAFDDV
- the mutL gene encoding DNA mismatch repair endonuclease MutL gives rise to the protein MAQRIQPLPAEVVHLIAAGEVIDSLAAVVRELVENALDAGATRIAVSVWPEQWRVRVADNGTGMDLANLQCCATAHSTSKIHSSEDLWKITSLGFRGEALHSLAQLADLEILSRPTNPAKEQGSWRVVYNSQGEPIQIEPAAIACGTVVDVCNLFGTWQARRQGLPSPAQQLRLVQLTIHQLALCHPHVTWQVEQNNRRWFSLTPGQTPQYILPQLLRDVRWDDLHQLKVEVPAPTETEAETFPPSPSQSLELVLGLPDRCHRRRPDWVKVAINGRMVRTPELEQTLLTAFARTLPRDRYPVCFLHLRISPEGIDWNRHPAKAEIYLQHLSYWQEQIAGATLTALQISRANLPAAGQERVSKLLKASEEKGIYNAGRSIEPAQSQEMLPTRLYLRAIAQVHNTYILAEHPGGLWLVEQHIAHERVLYEQLSDRWHLVPLEAPAILSQLTPKQIEQLQRIGIEIDPFGEQVWAVRTAPALLAEREDCTEALLELSCGDLQAAQVATACRSAIRNGTPLSLPEMQTLLDRWQSTRHPRTCPHGRPIYLSLEETDLARFFRRHWVIGKSHGI
- a CDS encoding general stress protein → MVVSEQRRAVGVFSDRQQAEQALNELKASNFSMDKVSLIAKETEEGDQLGGTQVSERIGNQNVESGTAVVADAATSSAWGSVLVGLGSLAIPGLGPLIAAGSVGVALVTTLAGIGLGTLATGNLVKALTDLGISQESASAYADSLEQGDYLVIVDGTQEEIGRAEAVFSNGGIQNWAIYNSPQV
- a CDS encoding rhodanese-like domain-containing protein — encoded protein: MKNIPDQIQDAKEKMPNLTPTPPGLKAQSSAHDLKARLEWGEPALTILDVRERTAYNKGHIMGAMPFSKEDLVERAKSSLEPSRDIYVYGGSDAETAEAANMLREAGFTNVAEITGGLEAWRAIAGSTEGIEDAKDPAPDEAYNVVSNLKHHADTQSNDV